CAGGCGGGATGCAGATGCTGCTCCCCTGCCTTACACCCCTCAAAACAAGCCGATGTCAGCACGTGCCCCCTCCCCCGAGCCAGCCGGGGGGATGTGCAGGATTAAGCCCTTAATCCTCCTCCCCTTCAACCCACCCTGCGCCGCCGCAGCTCCTACCTCCTCCCGGCTCCCCTCCCTATTTAATTAAAGTTTCCGCAGCAGCCCCGCAGGAATGCAGGCCTGGTTATTGCATTCCCCGGAGCACTCGCCAGCCCCTCCATCCCGCTCCTGCCCCTTTGACCCGGCCGCGCTCCCCATCTCAGGTGCCGGCAAGGAGAAAAACCAGCAGAGCCGCTCTGCCGGCAGCCAAACCGCCTCGGGAGGAGCCGGAACGCCGGCGGAGGGTGGGAGGAGGCCGGCGATGGTGCCACGCGTGGCCCGGGCGGCACGGGCAGATTCCTCCGGAGTGACTGGGGCGGCCGCGGCTGTCCCCGAGCGCTTCCTCGTGCCGCGTCCCGCCGGCAGAGCCAGCCGGGCAGGCAGCGCTTGCGTCAGGGCCACCCGGCCGGCCTCGGCGTGGCGCGGGGGAAAACAGTCATTAGTGTCATCCCTGATGGCGGCACTGCCCAGCGCCGTGtgggcagaggcacagctgggtCAGGGCAGTccggctgccccagccccagcaggacaAGACCTGTGGGCGTGGGGCACGCTGGCAAGGGTAGGTGTATGGGGGGACAGAACTGGGGGGATTTGGCTGGGAAGAGTCTCAgaactggagcatctctgctggCATGTGTTGGCTCCTGTGGCAGTTGCCAGCCTGGGAGGGAGCCAGGCGTGGAAAGGGACATTTACCCCATAGTGGCCCAAAGTCACACCCAAAGAGGGTGACAGGCACCAGCACCCTTAGAACTCACGCCAGGTGACGATGAAGTGCGTTGGCGGCAGAAGAAGCAGTGGGGTATCCCTGcctcccagtgccaggctggccggtggccctgctggcacccatccctctgtgccagccagAGGAAAACCCTTGTCGCCACCGCGGGGGGACCTGCTTGGCCCCAGAGCAGGTCAGTGACCCCAGACAGCAGCCCCTGAGAACAAGCAGAACAAGGGCAGCCAAACCCCACCCCAGCCAAGCCCTCCACTGAGGGGGGTGGTGGTGgacactgctgccagcagctcccacctctGCCTGACCCCAGCCATCACATCTGCCAGGACAGAGCAAGCATGGGACGGGCCCAAGACCATGCTGGTACCGTAAGGGTCTGGAGCCCTTCTGCTGGCAGAGCACTTCACCGCCACCCGGCTATGCCAGATGGAGCCGTGCTCCATGTCAGCCCCAAATACATCCCTGCCCTTGCCCGTGATGGATGCAGCACCAGACCAGGATCCCAGGGCCAGACCCCAGTGCATCCCATGGTAAAACAAGGATGcggcagggacagggaagcAAAAGCCTTCTATGAAGCCTTGTCCCAGCCCACTGCAGTGCCACcgccccagcccagccaaggCCCTATCATCAGCCGAGGCAGGGGCCAGCCGGGTGCCCCTGGCTCAGCTGAGGCCCCGCAGGGAGCAGGACATACCGACCCTTAGCCGAGGCCCCGGTGACACTCTGTCACTCTGGGTGCCCAGGCCACACCGGGTGTCCCACCGCCCGGCCCGGGCCCACTAGGGTCCCCCGGGCCCCATCACCCCATGAGCCCGCGGATGCCCGGCAAAGCCTCCTCCCGCCCGTGGGCTGCCTCCCCACAGAGCCCCGGTGGCCATGCCGAGTACCAGGCGGTGTGGCGGCCGCGGGACTCACCGTGGCGGGCGGtgcggggccgtgcggggcgGTCGGTCAGTCCATGGCGGCAGCGCAGCGGCAGCCGGGCGAGCGCTCCCCTCTCTGGCGGCgccgggcgcggggggcggcaTTTAAagcgcgggggcggggcctgccCTCCCGCCGGGCGCCCATTGGCTGAGAGCACGGAGGGGGTGGGGCGGGGCACGGCCGCCACGGAGGCTCCGCCCCCGCTCACCTGGGGCCCGACGGGGGCGGCAccgcggggacccccgggagcCCCCGAGCCGCGGGGACCGCGGGGACATCCAGGACCTCTGGGACCCTGGAGTCACAgggacccccgggacacccAGGACCTCTGGGACTCTGGAGTCACAgggacccccgggacacccAGGACCTCTGGGGCCCTGGAGTCACAgggacccccgggacacccAGGACCTCTGGGACCCTGGAGTCACAgggacccccgggacacccAGGACCTCTGGGACCCTGGAGTCACAgggacccccgggacacccAGGACCTCTGGGACCCTGGAGTCACAgggacccccgggacacccAGGACCTCTGGGACCTCAGAGTCACAgggacccccgggacacccAGGACCCCCGGGACACCCAGGACCTCTGGGACCCTGGAGTCACAgggacccccgggacacccAGGACCTCTGGGACCCTGGAGTCACAgggacccccgggacacccAGGACATCTGGGACCTCAGAGTCACAGGGACCATCAGGGCACCCAGGACCTCTGAGtcacagcagcccccagcacctccaggaccTCTGGGACCTGGGAGTCACAAGGATTCCAGAGGCCTCCACAGGGACCTCCAGACTCCGTGACCCCAGGACCTACCAGAGTCACAGGGACCTTGAGACTTCAGGAGCCTCCAGAGTCACAAGGACCTCTAGGACCCCTTGGGAGCTCCATGTGACCCCAGGGCTCCCCAGAGTCACAAGGATCCCCAGGACCCACAGGACCTTTGGAAGCTCCCAGACCTTCCAAACCCTccagagccccccaggaccTTCAGCAACCCTGAAGCCGGGATCCCTGGGACCCCAGCACCCCTGGTGTGTGTACACACAGGTATAGGGCTAAATCCAGGTATAAGTATCTCCCTTGTATCCCCAGCACCCATGGGACCCCTGGCAACCCTGGTAACAAAAAAAGGCTGGGCTGGGTGTCCTTGGCACCCCCAGGGACTCCCATATCCAGTGTGCCCAGGGCAACCAGGGACTCTGGCACCAATGAGCCCCAGTGCCCTGGGGTCCCAGTCCCCCCATGCCTCTGGCGTCCACAGGGCTTCTGCCACCGTGTaccaggggacagggggaaaGTGGGTGGCCCTCGCATGCCCCTGTGACAGTAGAGCAATGCTCCCTGTTTGGCATGGTGACGATGGCATGGGTTGGGCTGGGACAACCAGGCACTCAGGGTGCCCTTGTCCCAGACCTGCACCACcgtggtgctggcagtgctggtgactgtggtgacagcagggcaggggaccCCGGTGCCTGTCCCAGGCATCCTGGCAGTGTTTGCCGAGGTTGTGCCAACAGTCCTGGGGCAGGATCATGCCATACCACCCGCAGATATCCTTCATGGCATGGGATGGCACGGAGCACTCCCTCCCCttggcacagccacaggaacGTCAACCGAAAGTAATAGATTGTCCCTTTGGTCTCTGCCTGCGGCGCTCCCTCCTCCACCCCTGCCGAGGGAAGGCACAGAGTCTCTCTGTGCCCCTCTCACCACTGTCCCCTCAGGCCACCGAGTATTCCCTGTggtcccctcctgtccccctgcGCGGTGTGGGACAGGgtgcaggacagggagcagggacacgCTCCAGCTGGCACAGCCGGGCCGCAGGGCACTCCCGGGGCTGGCTGGCTCCACAGGTGCCGGGGGAGGCGGGCGGTGAGCCGGGTGTGCCACGCGCCCTCCCCGAACTGGCCAAGCCGGCCCGGCCGGCCTCGGGGCAACCCTGCGGGTGCCGGAGGCTTCCCCAGGTGAGGCCATGGccgggcacagggagcagggcagggagcgggaTGCCCCACGGCTGGGCACTGTGCAGCCGGGGCTGGAAGCAGGTGGCAGTGACATCCTGCTGTCAGCCTGTCAGCCCGGGCTGGGACAGTGAGGGTTGTCACCTGGGGACCAGCCCAGCACCCTGCACCCCTGGGCACGGCGCTGCCCTCCCATCGCAGCATGGCCTTATCCTGCCCCACGCTGCCCCAGGACGGAGTTTGGGGTGTGCACCAGCATCCAGCCCCATATCCATGGGGGTGCTGTGCCCATGGGGGCCCCTGGCTCAGCACCCCCCTTCCCTTGCAGGGTGACCATCCCGCTGTACGACGCCGACACGGGactgctggtgctggcagggaaggTGAGGTCCCATGGCTGGGGGGTGTAGGGAGGCACTGGGGGGACAGGAGGATGCAGGGGGGTATCGTGAGGTGCAGCTTGGTACGTGTGGGTGCACCAGTGGAGTACAGGAGGTTGCATGTGGGTGCAGTGGGGTGCTTCCTACAGCCCTGCTCATTCCCTGTCCCTACCATCTCTCTTCCAGGGAGAAAACCTCCTCTACTGCTTTGAGGTGGCCCCCACACAGCCAGCACTCACCCAGGGTAAGCAGGTCCCATCCCACCCATATCTCCCCCGGGGGGCTCACCACTGCCCGGCCACCCACCCCACGGCCACCCTGCCTGTCCCGCAGTGACCCAGTGCCGGACAGAGGGCAGCACGCGGGGCCTGGCGGCCGTGCCACGCCTGGCCCTGGATGTCATGGCCTGCGAGGTGCTCCGTGTCCTGCAGCTCACTGACACCGCCCTCGTCCCTGTCAGCTACCTGGTGCCACGCAAGGTAAGGGGGCCCTGTGGGTGTAGATGCCTGGTGTCATCTCATGGGTGACACCTCACCAGCACTGGGTGACAAAAAGGACCTGGCTGCAGTCCCcagcctggggagagcaggagtgGAGGTCAAACCTGGATGCTGGAGGTGGGTTGCAGAGTCTGGGTGCTGGATTTGGGGAGCCGGGTGCTGCATGCAGGATTGGGGTGCTGGAGAGTGGATGCTGACAGCTGGGTGCCACCTGCTGGGTGCTGTTGTGCAATGGGTGCTGGGCACTTCAAGCAGCAGAAGTTTGGGTGCTGGGTAGTGGGGTCTGGGTGCTGGAAGTGTCTAGGGGTGCCCAGGGGTGCCCCAgttgcagcaggacagaggctGTGGGATTTTGAGAACATCTATCTCACCCCATTCCCTCTCCCCCAGTCTGTCCAGGAGTTCCACGAGGATCTGTTCCCTGACTgcacagggatgctgccagcCACCGACGCCCAAGGCTGGtgggcaggggacagccagcAGGTCAGTGTCATCCGGGGGGGTGTCCTTCCTGGTGGCATTGCCGCGGCGCCATGCTCACCGTTGTGCTCGCTGCAGGTGGGGAGGGTCAGCCTGCACCCTGCACGGAGACCCACAGAGACCTTCACATCCCCCATCATTGCTGGCACCGGCCCCACCAACGCCGGCCACACAGACACCGACACTGGCCACACCGACGCAGACCAGAGCGTGAGTATGGGGCGCTGGAAAATTGCACTGAATGCTGAAGGGGTGGGGTCCCTGCTGCCCTCATCCCATAAGACAAGGCTAGGGTGCCAGCACCCCCTGCCTGGGCTTTCTCTCCCGTAGGAAGCCAGTGGCTACTCCTCACCGTCCTCACTGGCCTCACCAGGCAGCACGGCCACCTCGCTCTCAGCCAGCACCGGCCCCTCCAGTGGCTttgccagcagccccagccagaaGTCCCTGCAGAGCATTTTGGGTGAGCAGGCAGTGGGGCGGGCTCGGGGTGCCCCACTGGGGGGACTCAGGGCGCTCACCCAGCCCTCGCCCGCTGCAGGGCCCAGCTCCCGCTTCCGGCACGCGCAGGGCCGGGTGCTGCACCGGGACCAGCACCTCACCAACCTGCGCGGGCTCAGCCTCACCACGCCGGGCGAGTGCGACGGCTTCTGCGCCAACCAGCAGCGTGTCGCCCTGCCCCTGCTCTCTGCCGGCGGCCAGATCGCCGTCCTCGAGGTAGCCCGGGGAGGTGCGGAGGCCGGCACGGCGCCGTGCGTGCCGTGCCGGTGACCCCCGGCTCTCGCCCGCAGCTCTCCAAGCCCGGCCGTCTCCCCGACGCGGCCGTGCCCACCATCCAGAATGGCGCAGCGGTGGCCGACCTCACCTGGGACCCCTTCGACCCGCGGCGCCTCGCTGTCGGTACGTgcgtgccagccctgccagggcgTGCCCGGAGAgtcccccagctccaggcatTCCGGCTCACCCCATTAACCACTGCCCGTCCCTTCTGGTGCGCAGCGGGCGAGGACGCCAGGATCCGGCTGTGGCGGATCCCTGAGGGAGGGCTGCAGGAGACCCTGCAGGAGCCTGAAGCTATTCTCCGAGGTGAGGGGCCTATTGAGCACCCCACAATGGGGACAAACCAGCCTGGTGACACCCACAGCTGGGGACAACCACGCACTACTGAACCTCACCAGGTCACACGGAAAAGATTTACTCCATCCGCTTCCACCCCGTGGCATCCGATCTCCTGGTCTCCTCCTCCTACGACATGACCGTGCGGATCTGGGAGCTGAGCGCCGGGCGGGAAGTCTTgtgcctgcagggacacacGGATCAGGTATGAGATGACAAACCCAGGGACACCTGAGAGGCAACTCTGGGACATTTGCACAACATCTGTCTCTCCAGATTTTCAGCATGGCTTGGAGCCCGGATGGGAAGAAGCTGGCAACGGTGAGCAAAGACGGACGGATACGGCTCTACGAGCCACGGTGCAGCTCTCAGCCTCAACAGGTACAATCCCAGCACTGGGGAcgggctggagagctgggggtgtggGCAGGAAACCCTCCCTGTGGGCACACGactgcacccccagctctctcgGAGCAGGCAGGGTTACCTTCACCCCATGCAGGAGGGCCCAGGGCCTGAGGGGGGACGCGGAGCGCgcctggtttgggtttgtggtGGTGACTACCTCCTGGTGTCCGGCTTTGACAGGTAAGGAGGGGGACACATACCAGGGCAGGGGTCCCTGAGGACACTGCTTGCTCTCACTGTCACCTCCCCACAGCCGCAGCGAGAGGAGGATCCTCCTGTACCGGGCACAGGCCCTGCCTGAAGGACCCTTGTCTGTCCTTGGTCTGGATGTGGCCCCTTCCACCCTCCTGCCCTTTTACGATGAGGATACCAGCATCGTCTTCCTCACCGGCAAGGTGAGGGCTTGCACTCCAAAAAACTGTGgggctccctgcctgcagcaccccacTGTGGAGGGaccctccatgtccccatctCGCTCCATCCCCAGGGTGACACCAGAGTCTTCCTCTATGAAGTGACCCCCGAGCCCCCCTATTTCCTCGAGTGCAACAGCTTCGCCTCCAATGAACCCCACAAGGTAAAGGGGGGATATGCTGCCTGTCCCTGACCCCCTacctgtgctgccaggcccCACTCACACCCCCGCCCCACCAGGGCTTCGTCTTCCTGCCCAAAACGGCGTGCGAGGTGCGGGAGGTGGAGTTTGCCCGGGCGCTGCGCCTGGGGCAGAGCACCCTGGAGCCCGTGGCTTTCCACGTGCCACGCGTCAAGGTAGGTGGCGAGGGGCTGGCCGTGtttggggatggggacaggaggcAGGGCGCCCCCTGAGCGCCCCTCGGCCCCGCAGAAGGAGTATTTCCAGGACGATGTCTACCCGCCGACCCGCGTGTGGTGGGAGCCGGCCCTGGGTGCCGGTGCCTGGCTGGACGGGCAGGACGGGCAGCAGCGCCGCGCCAGCCTGCGCCCCGCAGACatggtgccaggtgggtgcAGGGGCTGGGCGAGGACCCCCGGCCCTCAGGGGTGGCTGGGGGGGCTTCAGTCGGTGGGGCAGAGCCCTCCCGCCCCATGGTGACACCACTCTCACAGTGAGTGAGGCCCCCAAAGAGGCTCCCGCTCGGAAGTTCGTCCCTGCGTCCGTGTACCTGGAGGAGAAGACCGACGagcagaagaaggaggaggtgggTTCTGGGGTGAGCAGCCTGCGCCAGGGCCGGGGGTGATGCCCCGCGCCCCACGGCTCTGCCCGGCCtctccccacagctcctcagcGCCATGGTGGCCCGGCTGGGCAACAGGGACGACCCGCTGCCCCAGGACTCCTTCGAGGGCGTCGACGAGGACGAGTGGGTGAGTGCGGGACGGGGACACACGACCCCCGGCCGGGTCGCACCCGGCGCCGCCGCGCCCCTCACCCCCGGCCTCCCGCAGGACTAGGCTGGACCCGCACCCCCAGAGCAGCCGGGACCCCCGCacccgccgggcccggcggggcgaccaggaggaggaggaggaggaggaggaggaagagatggAGAAGGCGCAGGGCCCGCCGCGGGCAGGACCCGCTATTAAAGCCGCTGCACCAGCACCGTGTCCTGCCGTGATCCTGGGACACcgcgggggacacggggaccgGGAATGGGGGAGACACAGGGAACAAGGGGGCATGTGGAACGGGGGCgacacagggacaggctccGGGGGGATACGGGCATCGGGGTGACACGGGGATCGACAGTGGAGGGACACGGTAACCGAGCGGGACATGAGGACCGGCCCCGGGTGGACATGGAGACCCGACACCGGGGGACACGGAAATCGGGGATAACACAGGGATCGAGGCAGGGGGAAACACGGGCACTGGGGGGAACACGGGGACCGGAGGGACaccgggaccggcaccgggatATCACAGGTTCCGGGGATGGGGGCACAGGGACCGGGGGCACACGGACAGCGGGGCCGGGGAAGTCGCGCCCCACCCGCGGGCGGGCCTCCCGCGCGGGGAGACCGCCAGAGGGcgctgtggctgcagaggggacgctccgcccgcgccgccgccgtCTCGGTGTCCGCCGTGACCCTCAGCCCCGGCCACGTGACCGCCGGGGCGGAAGCGGCGGCGGGGACATGGTGAGAGGGGACGGGGGGGACATCGGGACGGGGCCCGGGCAGGGGCAGCGGGCTCGGGAATGTGCGAAGCAGCGGGTTCCGGGAGGGACAGGGCCGgtggagaggggacagggtCAGGGGAAGGGGTCACAGGAccagggaagggggaagaagtcatggggaggggggacagggCCAGTGAAagtggagcagggacagaggagggGATCACAGGACCAGCGGAGAGGGGACAAGGCATGGGGACGGGGGACAGGGGAGAGTGGAAAGggcctggggaggggacagggtcTGGGAAAGGTATCACAGGGCCTGGgtgcggggacagggacagagaagGGGGCACGGGGCCAGGTACGGCCATGACAGCAGTCAGGTGCGGTCAGAGCAGACccccaggggatggggagaggtGACAGAGCCCATGGGGAGGTGACAGGGCGAAGGAGCCGTGGTGGCTGTGACAGCAGGGTGTCCCCGCAGGCCAAGTACCTGGCACAGATCATTCTGGTGGGGGCCCAGGTGGTGGGACGGGCCTTCATGCGGGCGCTGCGCCAGGAGTTTGCAGGTAGgagctgggatgctgctccATGAGCTCCGTGTGCCCACGCTGCCCTGCTGGGCGCTGCTCCACGTCCCcacccttccctgggcaccccagCGCTCCCCATCCcgggctgtgcctgcaggggacactgccaggtTGTCACCGGGCTCCATCCTGGCCCTGGCCCCGCTGCCAGGCTCCCAGGGATCCCGGCACCCCAAAGGGCAGAGTGGGATAATCCCTGGGAtgtggcagccccagcctggtccctgccacctccctggcgCTGGGACAGCGTCCGGATGGCCCCGGGGTGGctggatggggacagagggggacaCCGGGGTCCGAGCACCTGGAAGTGCGCAGGCTTTGCTGCCTGAGGGCCGGGGTGGCCCTCAGGGGGACTCAggccctggtgtccccagcgAGCCAGGCCGCAGCCGATGCACGGGGACGCGCCGAGAGGCCCCAGTCCGCTGCTGCCTCCAGGATCATCGGCATCAGCCTCCAGGAAGCTCAGCAGATCCTCAACGTGTCCAGCCTCAACCCTGAGGAGATCCAGAAGGTAGAGGCTTCCTTGGAGCCAGGGAGGGATGGTGCTGGCAGGGCCTGGCCTCTCCAAGGGTGCTGCTATGCACGGGGGTGGCAGCTGGTCCCCCGCGCTGTCTTGGGCTCAGTTATCACAGTTTGAGGattccctgccccagctggagcagccctccAGACTTGGCCTCTGCATCTGCCCAGCAcggctgctcagggaagggaCGTGGGATCTCTGGAGGTGCCCTGCTGGGAACATGGGGACTCCCAAGGGGTGTCAGGCAGAGGTAGCCGTGTCCCCAGGATCACTCTTCAGCAATTCTCTGGGGACTGGGAGGCTGCCAGGGTTTGGGAGTGGAAATGGCAAGGCCGGGGGTGCCTCTGAGCCAGAGCTTCTCTCGGCAGAACTACGACCACTTGTTCAAGGTGAACGACAAATCAGTGGGAGGCTCCTTCTACCTGCAGTCCAAGGTGAGCGCcgggaggagcagggcaggggctgcaccttccttcccctgcctgtgTTTTGGGACAGGCAGAGCCTGGATGTAgccagggatgaggcagggaggggagtgggcaccccatccctgtgtgtcaccccatccctgtgcgtcaccccatccctgtgcgtcaccccatccctgtgcGTCACCCCATCGCTGTGTGTCACCCCATCGCTGtgtgtcaccccatccctgtgcGTCACCCCATCGCTGtgtgtcaccccatccctgtgtgtcaccccatccctgtgcGTCACCCCATCGCTGTGTGTCACCCCATCGCTGtgtgtcaccccatccctgtgtgtcaccccatccctgtgcGTCACCCCATCGCTGTGTGTCACCCCATCGCTGtgtgtcaccccatccctgtgtgtcaccccatccctgtgcGTCACCCCATCGCTGTGTGTCACCCCGTGTCCCACAGGTGGTGAGAGCCAAGGAGCGGCTGGACGAGGAGCTGCGCATCCAGGCCAAGGGCGACAAGGAGAAGGGGCGGAAAGCCGAGACGTGACTGCTGCCACCCCTGCCCCCCGTGCCCCTCACCCTTAACTTATAGGTAGCCAATAAACACCGTGTCCTCCAGCACGTGGCCTGGCTGCTCCACGCccggggagggagcggggacctgcctgcccagcaatccctgcagggatcGGCCCCTCCGAGGGGCTGCGTTTGCCCggggcgggaggaggaggaggaggaggaggcagttGGGGAAGaaggggtgtccccagggcactgAGGCTGCCAGGGCTCAAATGGCActgggggaggctgcaggagctaTTTTTGGTGGGGAGGTTGGATGCTCTTGGATGGAGCGCACGGCTACCTCTGGCTCCGTAccctgggagtgctgtgccgTTACCTTCTCCCAGCGTGGATGGCTGCTGGCTCGGGgtgaggggctgtgaggggacacGCTGTGGCTGTCCCCACCTGCAGCTCACCCCGCCGATGCTGGCAGGCTTTCACTGGTGCCGAGGCCGCCTGAGCAGGAGCgtggggacacggctgggggTCAGGCAGGGTCAGCTGTGCCCCCAAGGTCACACCCGTCcccccccctgcacccccctgtccccagcgcCGTTGGCACCACGACCAAGGGCTGAAACAGGAACTTACTTCAACTTCACTTTATTGTTTTCTTAATAAACTTCCTCTCCCCTGGACGAATATAGTGTTACAGTCGTTAGCTTATCTCGTACTTGTGCAGTCCTTACACGCTACGCTAACAGCGATGGAGCCcaacaggaggaaaataaaaacaacccagAAACTACGATAGAAAGGCACTTCGAGACCGTTAAAATACTGATGTCCTGGAATGTGCAACAACAAACCGATGAGGAGCGAGGAGACGTTTCACCGGCCGGGGCGGCCTGGTCGAGGGCCCGCGGCCATGCTGGGCTAGGGCAGCGCCGGGCGGCCGCCGGTGAGGGCAGGGAGACCGGCTCCCTGCGGGGCACGCGGGGCTCCTTCAGCACGGGAAGGCGGCACCGGGGAGACCCCCGTGGCTCGGAGCGAGCAGGATGCGTGTGACCCCCGGGattggggggggtggggagctCCGAGCTCCGCCCGCGCTGAGGCTGGGCACGCTGCCCCACGGCCGGGGGCTCACCCGGGAGCATCCCAGCGCTGCATCCCGAGGAGCGGGTGCCCGGCAGCCGCTGCCGGCCGTGCCCGCGCTGCCCGCATGCGCTCGCGGTGCGTGGTTAGGTATGAGCGTAGCTAGAGCGGGGCTGTGCCCCGGCGAGCAGCACACGCGGCCGTGTGCCTTGTCACGGGAGGGCCGGGGGGGCGGCGGGACGGGGGCGGCAGCGGGGAGGGAGAGGGTTGGAGGCGGGCGGACGCCGGGCCGGCGAGTGCCCAGCCAGCTGGGCCCGGCTCGGGGTGCCGTGGCTGCGGCACTGCCCGCGGCCGTGCGGGGTGGGATGGCACGGCCGGGCACGGCTCGGGGCTGCGGAGCGGGTGGTCCCCCGGCTGTCACCCCGCTGTCCGTGCGGCAGgagcctgggggctgcagccccccacagcagcaccGAGGCCTCGGCAGGGAGACGCCGAGTCAGCGGAAGCAGGAGAGCCCGAGCGGGACCCTGTCGGAGCAGGGGGCTGGTCGAGAAATAAATAGCGGCGTATCCGGCTGCCTagggccggggggggggggggggggggcagggggccccccccccccgtgcccaACCTGCCCCCAGCACGGGGTCGCAGCCGGCTCCGGCCGCCGAGGGATTATTGCTTTTCTCAGAAGAGTCCGTTCTTCTTTCGTGACGGGTAAAAGCACGAACGAGGCCCCgccggggctgcagggggaggagagggCCATGCCCCCCGTCCCCAGGGAGCGGGATCTGCCCACGGGGCCGGCGGCTGACCCCGGGCATCGTCGGGCCCCTCAGTTGACGGCGGCGGGCTTGAGCAGCAGGGAGCCGGGGGGAATGAGCACCCAGCCGGGGGGCAGCGCCTCGGGGCTGCCCCCCGAGCTGACACCGGCCGAGAGGTCGAGCACGGCCCCcggcagcagtgccaggctctcGGGGGGCacccgcggccgccccggctCCGTCCTTTCGCCCCTCTCCTTCCGGCTCTCCAGCCCCTTGCCCGCCTTGGGCGGCCGCCCCTCGGCCCCGCTGCCCTTCTCCCCCTCGGCCTTGGCCCCGCCGGCCAGCAGCGACATGacgggcagccccagccccgccgcgaAGGGCGAGGGCAGCAGCGGGCTCTTGGCCAAGTTCAAGGGGCCGCCGTTGAGGGGCAGGACGGGGCCGGGCAGAGCGGGCAGCGCGCCCGCAGCCCCGCAGCCCAGGGCGCTGAGGTCGAGCGGCGCCGGTGCCAAAGGGATGGGCAGCGCCGGCAGCCCCGGCGGAGCGAAGAGGGCGGCGGGGTTGGGGATGACGAGCTGCGCCCCGTTAACGTAGGGCACCTCCGCCGAGCCCAGGGGCGTTTTGGGAGGCGGGTGGACCTTGAGCATCTCCGGGTGCTCAGGGGACACAAAGTGGCCGTGGGCTTTGATGTGCTTGCGGAGGGAGCTGGGGTCGGTGTAGCGTTTGTGGCAGCCCGGCATCTTGCAGGAGTAGGGCTTCTCCACGTAGTGCGTGCGGGTGTGCTTGAAGCGGTCGCTGGAGTTGGAGTAACGCTTGTTGCAGCCTTCGTAGGGGCAGATGTAGGGCTTCTCACCTGTGGGACAGCACCGGGTCTGCCAGGGGGCACCAGCCCTgccgtgtcccccgtgtccccccgagccccccgctGCCCCAGTGAGCGCAGTGCGGGGGCTGCGCTGACCTGTGTGCGAGCGGTTGTGGATT
The genomic region above belongs to Vidua chalybeata isolate OUT-0048 chromosome 16, bVidCha1 merged haplotype, whole genome shotgun sequence and contains:
- the GLIS2 gene encoding zinc finger protein GLIS2, which encodes MHSLEEPLDLKLSISKLRAAREKRGPSGPRPRVPQRPDTPPAGDGRGGSRGGRRAVPASPSPGLLGHSRLVEPRDGRFPAAVPVVDLSLSPRSGGESPAGSASLSPERQGSGDLPGPLTPHDFQSLRYIDGLPSSFQFFLPLGAGGALHLPPAAFLPPSKEKRLPPELPLPKQLVCRWSKCNQFFDLLQDLVDHVNDFHVKPEKDAGYCCHWEGCARHGRGFNARYKMLIHIRTHTNEKPHRCPTCNKSFSRLENLKIHNRSHTGEKPYICPYEGCNKRYSNSSDRFKHTRTHYVEKPYSCKMPGCHKRYTDPSSLRKHIKAHGHFVSPEHPEMLKVHPPPKTPLGSAEVPYVNGAQLVIPNPAALFAPPGLPALPIPLAPAPLDLSALGCGAAGALPALPGPVLPLNGGPLNLAKSPLLPSPFAAGLGLPVMSLLAGGAKAEGEKGSGAEGRPPKAGKGLESRKERGERTEPGRPRVPPESLALLPGAVLDLSAGVSSGGSPEALPPGWVLIPPGSLLLKPAAVN